In Candidatus Competibacteraceae bacterium, the following are encoded in one genomic region:
- a CDS encoding AzlC family ABC transporter permease, whose product MVPPQSAGQEFWAGARALAPLLVGVAPFGMIYGVLALANGLSPTAALAMSSILFAGSAQFLFCQLVGAGAPATIVVAEVGLLNLRHALYSAALAPRLARLPRRWKLALAYLLTDEAFAAISRREARDRPGPHQHWFYLGAGLTLWGGWQLSTAVGVVLGARLPSDWPLDFALPLTFIAIVVPLIRDRSMLLAAAVAGVMALLAAGLPFKLGLLAAALTGMMAGWWAAEKIR is encoded by the coding sequence ATGGTCCCGCCGCAATCCGCCGGGCAGGAATTTTGGGCTGGCGCGCGGGCGCTGGCCCCGCTGCTGGTCGGCGTCGCGCCCTTCGGGATGATTTATGGCGTGCTGGCCTTGGCCAACGGCCTCAGTCCGACAGCGGCGCTGGCCATGTCCTCGATTCTGTTCGCCGGGTCCGCCCAATTCCTGTTCTGCCAGCTGGTCGGCGCCGGCGCGCCGGCTACCATCGTGGTTGCCGAGGTCGGCTTGCTGAACCTGCGTCACGCGCTCTATAGCGCCGCGCTGGCCCCCCGCCTCGCGCGGCTACCGCGCCGCTGGAAGCTGGCGCTGGCCTACCTGCTGACGGATGAAGCCTTCGCCGCGATCAGCCGGCGCGAGGCGCGAGATCGGCCCGGCCCTCACCAGCATTGGTTCTATCTGGGCGCCGGTTTGACCCTGTGGGGCGGCTGGCAATTATCCACCGCCGTCGGGGTGGTGCTGGGCGCTCGCTTGCCATCCGACTGGCCGCTCGATTTCGCCCTGCCGCTGACCTTCATCGCCATCGTGGTGCCCTTGATCCGGGATCGGAGCATGCTGTTGGCGGCCGCTGTCGCCGGTGTCATGGCGTTGCTGGCGGCGGGCCTGCCGTTCAAGCTGGGTTTGCTCGCGGCGGCTTTGACCGGCATGATGGCCGGCTGGTGGGCCGCGGAGAAAATCCGTTGA
- a CDS encoding beta-lactamase family protein, whose product MSELQVEVDAGDVGFDPERLARIDAYFARYVDDGLLPGWLILVSRAGKIAHLGRYGQRDMETGKPVEHDTLFRIYSMTKPITAVAAMMLYEEGAFELKDPVSRFIPAFADTRVYRGGSALKPVTEPLKEPIKIWHLLTHTAGLTYGFHHAHPVDTLYRAAGFEWGPPNGLDLAACCERWAEMPLLFQPGTEWNYSVASDVLGRILEIVSGLSLDRFFDERIFRPLGMRDTRFWVEDTDRLAAFYSPQPNTLRAIRNNAMDRIGRERPACCLGGDGLVSTAADYHRFTQMLLQGGQLDGVRLLGDRTLRYMTRNHLPGGVDLETFGRPLFAETTFDGIGFGLGFSMVLDPVANKVLSSPGEFAWGGAASTAFWVDPTEQITALLLTQLFPSSTHPLRPQLRQLVYQALVD is encoded by the coding sequence ATGTCTGAACTCCAAGTCGAAGTCGATGCCGGTGACGTCGGTTTCGACCCCGAGCGACTCGCCCGAATTGATGCCTATTTCGCCCGCTACGTGGATGATGGACTGCTGCCCGGCTGGCTGATCCTGGTCAGTCGGGCCGGCAAGATCGCCCATCTCGGCCGGTACGGCCAGCGCGATATGGAAACCGGCAAGCCCGTCGAGCACGACACCTTGTTTCGCATCTACTCGATGACCAAGCCCATCACCGCCGTGGCCGCGATGATGCTGTACGAGGAAGGCGCTTTCGAACTCAAGGATCCGGTGAGCCGTTTCATCCCGGCCTTCGCCGACACCCGCGTTTATCGCGGCGGATCGGCCTTGAAACCGGTGACCGAACCGCTCAAAGAACCGATAAAGATTTGGCACTTGCTCACCCACACCGCCGGTCTCACCTACGGCTTTCACCACGCCCATCCCGTCGATACCCTCTATCGGGCCGCCGGTTTTGAATGGGGTCCGCCGAATGGCCTCGACCTCGCTGCGTGCTGCGAGCGTTGGGCGGAAATGCCTTTGCTGTTCCAGCCCGGTACGGAGTGGAACTACTCGGTGGCGAGCGATGTGCTCGGCCGGATCCTCGAGATCGTCTCTGGATTGAGTCTCGATCGATTTTTCGACGAGCGGATTTTTCGGCCGCTGGGAATGCGCGACACCCGCTTTTGGGTGGAAGATACCGACCGGCTGGCGGCGTTCTATTCGCCGCAACCCAATACCCTGCGCGCGATCCGCAACAACGCCATGGATCGGATCGGACGAGAGCGCCCTGCCTGCTGCCTGGGTGGCGATGGACTGGTATCGACCGCCGCCGACTATCACCGATTCACCCAAATGCTGTTGCAGGGCGGCCAGTTGGACGGGGTCCGGCTGCTGGGCGACCGAACCCTGCGCTATATGACCCGCAATCACCTGCCCGGCGGGGTCGATCTCGAAACCTTTGGCCGACCGCTGTTCGCCGAAACCACCTTCGATGGTATCGGCTTCGGCCTGGGCTTTTCGATGGTGCTCGATCCGGTCGCTAACAAGGTGTTGTCCTCGCCCGGCGAATTCGCTTGGGGCGGCGCGGCCAGCACCGCGTTTTGGGTGGATCCCACCGAGCAAATCACCGCCCTGCTGTTGACCCAGTTATTCCCGTCCAGCACCCATCCGCTCCGCCCCCAGCTCCGGCAGTTGGTGTATCAGGCGTTGGTGGACTGA
- a CDS encoding alpha/beta fold hydrolase, whose translation MTADFSSDRALLDRPNVLACLFYPRRGFAEPPSAGIRDLAVPVADEVTIGARFHAADPAASTILFFHGNGEIVQDYDDIGALYVGRGINFLAVDYRGYGQSTGWPTASALLADSCAILDFVAGWLRRSGSTGPLLVMGRSLGSASALELALRRPTMIAGLILESAFAHTGPLLRRIGVTRAALPDFTEDRGFCQLDKIRTFAKPTLIIHAERDHLIPFSDGQALYEASPAPDKHLLTIPRADHNTIFAVGLRAYLDSIETFADPLRFKPVPS comes from the coding sequence ATGACCGCCGATTTTTCCTCTGACCGCGCGCTGCTCGACCGGCCGAACGTGCTTGCCTGTCTGTTCTATCCGCGGCGCGGCTTCGCGGAGCCGCCCTCGGCGGGCATCCGCGATCTCGCCGTTCCGGTGGCCGATGAGGTAACCATCGGAGCGCGCTTCCATGCGGCTGATCCCGCCGCCAGCACGATCCTGTTCTTTCACGGCAACGGCGAAATCGTGCAGGACTACGACGATATCGGCGCGCTGTACGTCGGGCGCGGCATCAATTTTCTGGCGGTCGACTATCGCGGCTACGGCCAATCCACCGGCTGGCCCACCGCCTCGGCCCTGCTGGCCGACAGTTGCGCCATTCTCGATTTCGTCGCCGGTTGGCTGCGCCGGAGCGGATCGACCGGACCGCTGCTCGTCATGGGCCGCTCCCTGGGCAGCGCCTCGGCCCTGGAGTTGGCCTTGCGCCGCCCTACAATGATCGCCGGGCTCATTCTGGAAAGCGCCTTCGCCCACACCGGCCCGCTGTTGCGCCGGATCGGCGTCACCCGCGCCGCGCTGCCTGACTTCACTGAAGACCGCGGGTTTTGCCAGCTCGACAAAATCCGTACCTTCGCCAAACCCACCCTGATCATCCACGCCGAACGCGACCACCTCATTCCCTTCAGCGACGGTCAGGCCCTGTACGAAGCCAGTCCCGCGCCGGACAAGCATTTGCTGACGATACCTCGCGCCGATCACAACACCATTTTCGCGGTCGGTTTGCGCGCCTATCTGGACTCGATTGAAACCTTCGCCGACCCGTTGCGATTCAAACCCGTCCCATCGTGA
- a CDS encoding PQQ-dependent sugar dehydrogenase, which translates to MSYCSRSNGWWCGLLAIALLWAWLPGAAARVTLREVANGLSQPLAIAHAGDGSGRLFVTLQEGRVMIFDGRQIVPKPFLDLRERVASGGERGLLSVAFHPDFANNRWFYVNYTDLAGNTVVSRFRAARRAPNVALRRSETLVLSVTQPYANHNGGQLQFGPDGFLYIGTGDGGSGGDPENRAQDGGSLLGKLLRIDVNQSPYGIPTDNPFSNRTDIRPEIWAVGLRNPWRFSFDRATGDLYIADVGQDAWEEVNFQPAAGPGGLNYGWRRLEGRHCFNPPNACDDGTLTPPVLEYDHSVGESVTGGYVYRGSQVPELAGRYVYGDFISGRIWAARLEGSRWVNEEVAASPIAISSFGEDEAGELYLTDYIGGRLLKFVSE; encoded by the coding sequence ATGTCTTACTGTAGCCGCTCGAACGGATGGTGGTGCGGGTTGCTGGCCATCGCGCTGCTGTGGGCGTGGTTGCCGGGCGCGGCCGCGAGGGTGACACTGCGAGAGGTGGCGAACGGTTTGAGCCAACCGCTTGCGATCGCGCACGCCGGCGATGGCAGCGGGCGACTGTTCGTCACCTTGCAGGAGGGGCGGGTGATGATCTTCGACGGCCGGCAGATAGTGCCAAAACCCTTTCTGGATCTTCGCGAGCGGGTGGCGAGCGGCGGTGAACGCGGGTTGTTGAGCGTGGCCTTTCATCCCGATTTTGCCAACAATCGGTGGTTTTACGTCAATTACACCGATCTGGCGGGGAATACTGTCGTTTCTCGATTCCGCGCGGCGCGACGGGCGCCGAACGTGGCGTTACGTCGCAGTGAAACCTTGGTGTTAAGCGTGACGCAGCCCTATGCCAATCACAACGGCGGTCAGTTGCAGTTCGGACCAGACGGTTTTCTCTACATCGGCACGGGTGACGGCGGCAGCGGCGGCGATCCAGAGAATCGGGCGCAGGATGGCGGGTCGCTGCTGGGCAAGCTGTTGCGGATCGATGTGAATCAATCACCTTATGGCATCCCCACCGACAATCCTTTTAGCAACCGGACCGATATCCGCCCGGAAATCTGGGCGGTGGGCTTGCGCAATCCCTGGCGGTTCAGCTTCGACCGCGCGACGGGGGATTTGTATATCGCCGATGTCGGTCAGGACGCTTGGGAGGAGGTCAACTTTCAGCCCGCCGCCGGTCCCGGCGGACTGAATTACGGTTGGCGACGGCTGGAGGGGCGGCATTGCTTCAATCCGCCCAACGCTTGCGATGATGGCACGCTGACCCCGCCGGTGCTGGAATACGATCACAGCGTGGGCGAGTCGGTCACGGGCGGTTACGTTTATCGCGGTTCGCAGGTGCCGGAGTTGGCGGGCCGCTATGTGTACGGCGATTTCATCAGCGGGCGGATTTGGGCGGCTCGCTTGGAAGGGAGTCGTTGGGTCAATGAGGAGGTAGCGGCCTCGCCCATCGCGATTTCCAGTTTCGGCGAGGATGAGGCTGGCGAGTTGTACCTGACCGATTATATCGGCGGGCGGTTGCTTAAATTCGTTTCTGAATGA
- a CDS encoding anion transporter, whose protein sequence is MILGDLPFLQIDRTGIALLGSIALVGGGVLTPEAAVRALHLPTLILLFAFMVVSAQLRLGGFYGWVTLGLAALPLRPPLLLGALAFAVGGLSAVFSNDIVCLAVAPVLVDICRRRRLNPVPYLLALACAANVGSAATLIGNPQNMLIGATLRLSFGGYALEALGPVLLGLLAIWGILVWQTRGRWTLPADAPELVPSRRGDDRPAFDSWQTAKGLAVAAALVAVFLFSDWPREAAALVGAGVLLTSRKLHSRQMLGLVDWELLVLFVGLFVVNHALEHTGLVAEAITRLAAAGVPLAQPGLLFATAVVLSNLVSNVPAVMLLLPAATHPLAGPILALSSTLAGNLLLVGSIANLIVVGAAAQRGIHIDWRTHARAGVPVTLATLALSACYFGWRLEGG, encoded by the coding sequence ATGATCCTCGGCGATCTGCCGTTCTTGCAGATCGATCGGACCGGAATCGCGCTGCTGGGGTCCATCGCCCTGGTGGGTGGCGGGGTGTTGACACCGGAGGCGGCGGTGCGGGCGTTGCATTTGCCGACCCTGATCCTGTTGTTCGCGTTCATGGTGGTGTCGGCGCAACTGCGGCTGGGCGGGTTTTACGGCTGGGTGACGCTGGGTTTGGCGGCGCTGCCGCTGCGGCCGCCGCTGTTGCTGGGTGCGTTGGCGTTCGCGGTGGGAGGGCTGTCGGCGGTGTTCAGCAACGATATCGTTTGCTTGGCGGTGGCACCGGTGTTGGTCGATATCTGCCGGCGGCGCCGCCTCAACCCGGTACCCTATCTGCTGGCGCTGGCCTGCGCGGCCAACGTCGGTTCGGCCGCGACCTTGATCGGCAATCCGCAGAACATGTTGATCGGAGCCACCTTGCGGTTGTCGTTCGGAGGTTATGCGCTGGAGGCGCTGGGTCCGGTCCTGTTGGGCCTGTTGGCGATTTGGGGGATTTTGGTCTGGCAAACGCGGGGGCGGTGGACGCTGCCGGCGGATGCGCCGGAGCTGGTTCCTTCACGGCGGGGCGATGATCGGCCAGCGTTCGATTCCTGGCAGACCGCCAAGGGTTTAGCGGTGGCGGCGGCATTGGTGGCGGTGTTTTTATTCAGCGATTGGCCGCGCGAGGCGGCGGCGCTGGTGGGAGCGGGCGTGCTGCTGACCAGTCGGAAGCTGCATTCCCGGCAAATGCTGGGACTGGTGGATTGGGAGCTGTTGGTGTTGTTCGTGGGCTTGTTCGTGGTCAATCACGCCCTGGAGCATACTGGTTTGGTGGCGGAAGCGATCACGCGGTTGGCGGCGGCGGGCGTACCGTTGGCGCAGCCGGGACTGCTGTTCGCAACTGCGGTGGTGCTCAGCAATCTGGTGTCGAACGTACCGGCGGTGATGTTGCTGTTGCCAGCGGCGACCCATCCGCTGGCGGGACCGATTTTGGCGCTATCGAGCACGCTGGCCGGCAATCTGCTGCTGGTGGGCAGCATCGCGAATCTGATCGTGGTCGGTGCGGCGGCCCAGCGCGGCATCCACATTGATTGGCGCACGCACGCCCGCGCGGGCGTGCCGGTCACACTGGCGACGCTGGCCT